A stretch of the Elusimicrobiota bacterium genome encodes the following:
- a CDS encoding peptidylprolyl isomerase, protein MNNAKQTQNKTQNQRRARIWFYLLPFIFYLLPAFIGCTKKSELILAKIDGEKITLEEFQKLLDNAPYQLQDYLATDTGRKQYLDAMVKEKMVSVAARKEGIAKRPAVKKQLAELEKRLKDNYEKLKNEIVVNELLKEKVILGDSDVSNYYEKHKEEFEKPTELKVSHILLATEDDAARLLTRLKKGEEFAKLAKEHSVDKMTAEKGGELGFFRKRQYVKEFEDAAFRLKKVGDISNIVKTPLGYHIIKLTDRKQLKPQKLEDSELEIKEILQKEKLDRYLDGLSKKYKPTINYELLVNPKLNG, encoded by the coding sequence ATGAATAACGCAAAACAGACGCAGAACAAGACGCAAAACCAACGCAGAGCAAGGATATGGTTTTACCTTTTACCTTTTATCTTTTACCTTCTACCTGCTTTTATCGGGTGTACAAAAAAATCGGAACTGATTCTAGCAAAAATAGATGGTGAAAAAATTACACTTGAAGAATTCCAGAAATTATTGGATAATGCGCCGTATCAACTTCAGGATTATTTAGCCACCGATACAGGACGCAAACAGTATCTTGATGCGATGGTAAAAGAAAAAATGGTTTCGGTTGCTGCCAGAAAGGAAGGTATTGCCAAACGTCCCGCTGTTAAGAAACAGCTTGCTGAACTTGAAAAACGGCTTAAAGATAATTACGAAAAATTGAAAAATGAGATAGTCGTGAATGAGTTATTGAAAGAAAAAGTTATTCTTGGCGATAGCGATGTCAGCAACTATTACGAAAAGCATAAGGAAGAATTTGAAAAGCCAACTGAACTAAAAGTGAGTCATATACTATTAGCAACTGAAGATGATGCTGCACGATTGCTTACTCGGCTAAAAAAAGGCGAGGAATTTGCTAAACTTGCAAAAGAACATTCAGTAGATAAAATGACTGCTGAAAAAGGTGGCGAACTCGGCTTTTTCCGAAAACGACAGTATGTGAAAGAGTTTGAAGATGCTGCATTTAGACTTAAAAAAGTTGGTGATATTTCCAATATTGTAAAAACACCGCTTGGCTATCATATAATTAAACTTACAGACAGAAAACAACTCAAACCGCAGAAACTTGAAGATTCTGAACTGGAGATAAAAGAAATCCTGCAAAAAGAAAAACTTGACAGATACTTGGACGGGCTTTCCAAAAAGTATAAGCCGACAATAAATTATGAACTATTAGTGAACCCCAAGTTAAATGGTTAA